In Notamacropus eugenii isolate mMacEug1 chromosome 1, mMacEug1.pri_v2, whole genome shotgun sequence, one genomic interval encodes:
- the TBC1D24 gene encoding TBC1 domain family member 24 isoform X2, producing MDTPEYNRFVDPEKMEAMIPDQGPKEMISTDFQEIKQLARQGYWARNYTLRGKVYQRLIEDIPCRTVTPDASVYSDIVGKLVGKHSSTNFPLPEFVDDSMVPTYCLNPQGEEAVRKILLCIANQFPDISFCPTLPAIVAILLHYSIDEAECFEKTCHILACNDPNKRFIDQSFLAFESSCMTFGDLVNKYCQAAHRMVVELSEDVLQVYCDWHRWLFGDLPFHYFARVFDVFLVEGYKVLYRVALAILKFYYKVKGGQPLASDNVKQDIRMFVRDIEKSVSPEKLLDKSFAIRLFSRKEIQLLHLANETALKQKGITVHNKRQFVHLAVHAENFQSEIVTVKEMRDIWSWLPERFALCQPLLIFSTTQHGYSLARLYYHCEGHEPTLLLLKTTTKEVCGAYLSTDWRDRNKFGGKLSFFGTGECFVFRLKPKVQRYVWVVIKHPELAKSSASEPTTSGLQLSHTASTDPSKRLSPFLAARHFSLPSKAESMFMAGSNDCIIIGGGGGQALYIDGDLNRGHTGHCETFNNEPLCSENFLISSLEVWGFWNADIQE from the exons ATGGATACTCCAGAGTACAACCGCTTTGTGGATCCAGAAAAGATGGAAGCTATGATCCCGGACCAAGGACCCAAAGAGATGATAAGCACAGACTTCCAGGAGATAAAACAGTTAGCACGCCAGGGTTACTGGGCCCGAAACTACACTCTTAGGGGAAAGGTTTACCAAAGGCTGATTGAGGACATTCCATGTCGAACAGTCACACCAGATGCCAGTGTGTACAGTGACATTGTAGGAAAGCTTGTGGGCAAACACAGTAGCACTAACTTCCCTTTGCCTGAGTTTGTAGATGATAGTATGGTCCCAACCTACTGCCTGAATCCACAGGGAGAAGAAGCTGTCCGAAAGATCCTCCTGTGTATTGCTAACCAGTTCCCCGACATTTCCTTTTGTCCAACACTCCCAGCAATTGTTGCCATACTTCTTCACTATAGCATTGATGAAGCAGAGTGTTTTGAGAAAACATGTCATATCTTGGCTTGCAATGACCCTAATAAGAGGTTTATTGACCAGAGCTTCCTCGCCTTTGAATCTTCTTGTATGACATTTGGGGACCTTGTTAACAAATACTGCCAGGCAGCCCACAGAATGGTGGTAGAATTGTCAGAGGATGTATTACAGGTCTACTGTGACTGGCATCGGTGGCTCTTTGGGGATCTGCCATTCCATTACTTTGCCCGAGTGTTTGATGTATTCCTGGTTGAAGGTTACAAGGTGCTCTACAGGGTTGCTTTGGCAATTCTCAAGTTCTATTATAAGGTGAAAGGTGGGCAGCCCCTGGCATCAGACAATGTGAAGCAGGATATCCGTATGTTTGTCAGAGACATCGAAAAGTCAGTATCACCTGAGAAGCTGCTAGACAAATCCTTTGCCATCCGTCTCTTCTCCCGGAAGGAGATCCAGCTCTTGCATTTGGCCAATGAGACAGCTCTGAAGCAGAAAGGCATCACAGTCCACAATAAGAG GCAGTTCGTGCACTTGGCTGTTCATGCTGAGAATTTCCAGTCAGAGATTGTCACTGTGAAGGAGATGCGAGACATCTGGTCATGGCTCCCTGAACGGTTTGCTCTCTGCCAGCCTCTGCTGATTTTCTCCACTACACAGCATGGATATAGCCTGGCAAG GCTTTATTACCACTGTGAGGGACATGAGCCAACTCTCCTTCTCCTCaagacaacaacaaaagag GTTTGTGGTGCTTACCTGTCGACAGATTGGAGGGATCGAAATAAATTTGGAGGCAAGCTGAGCTTCTTTGGGACTGGGGAGTGCTTTGTGTTTAGG CTGAAGCCAAAAGTTCAGCGATATGTCTGGGTTGTGATCAAACACCCAGAGCTGGCCAAGAGTTCAGCCTCAGAACCCACAACATCAGGTCTCCAGCTCAGCCACACAGCCTCCACGGACCCCTCGAAACGGCTCTCGCCTTTTTTGGCTGCTCGGCACTTCAGTCTTCCTTCAAAAGCTGAATCTATGTTCATGGCTGGATCCAATGATTGTATCATCATAG GTGGTGGAGGTGGCCAGGCTCTGTACATTGATGGGGACCTGAACCGAGGCCACACAGGACATTGTGAAACCTTTAACAATGAGCCTCTGTGCTCTGAAAacttcctcatctcctccttAGAGGTGTGGGGCTTCTGGAACGCTGACATCCAAGAGTAG
- the TBC1D24 gene encoding TBC1 domain family member 24 isoform X1, with product MDTPEYNRFVDPEKMEAMIPDQGPKEMISTDFQEIKQLARQGYWARNYTLRGKVYQRLIEDIPCRTVTPDASVYSDIVGKLVGKHSSTNFPLPEFVDDSMVPTYCLNPQGEEAVRKILLCIANQFPDISFCPTLPAIVAILLHYSIDEAECFEKTCHILACNDPNKRFIDQSFLAFESSCMTFGDLVNKYCQAAHRMVVELSEDVLQVYCDWHRWLFGDLPFHYFARVFDVFLVEGYKVLYRVALAILKFYYKVKGGQPLASDNVKQDIRMFVRDIEKSVSPEKLLDKSFAIRLFSRKEIQLLHLANETALKQKGITVHNKSVSSSQRQFVHLAVHAENFQSEIVTVKEMRDIWSWLPERFALCQPLLIFSTTQHGYSLARLYYHCEGHEPTLLLLKTTTKEVCGAYLSTDWRDRNKFGGKLSFFGTGECFVFRLKPKVQRYVWVVIKHPELAKSSASEPTTSGLQLSHTASTDPSKRLSPFLAARHFSLPSKAESMFMAGSNDCIIIGGGGGQALYIDGDLNRGHTGHCETFNNEPLCSENFLISSLEVWGFWNADIQE from the exons ATGGATACTCCAGAGTACAACCGCTTTGTGGATCCAGAAAAGATGGAAGCTATGATCCCGGACCAAGGACCCAAAGAGATGATAAGCACAGACTTCCAGGAGATAAAACAGTTAGCACGCCAGGGTTACTGGGCCCGAAACTACACTCTTAGGGGAAAGGTTTACCAAAGGCTGATTGAGGACATTCCATGTCGAACAGTCACACCAGATGCCAGTGTGTACAGTGACATTGTAGGAAAGCTTGTGGGCAAACACAGTAGCACTAACTTCCCTTTGCCTGAGTTTGTAGATGATAGTATGGTCCCAACCTACTGCCTGAATCCACAGGGAGAAGAAGCTGTCCGAAAGATCCTCCTGTGTATTGCTAACCAGTTCCCCGACATTTCCTTTTGTCCAACACTCCCAGCAATTGTTGCCATACTTCTTCACTATAGCATTGATGAAGCAGAGTGTTTTGAGAAAACATGTCATATCTTGGCTTGCAATGACCCTAATAAGAGGTTTATTGACCAGAGCTTCCTCGCCTTTGAATCTTCTTGTATGACATTTGGGGACCTTGTTAACAAATACTGCCAGGCAGCCCACAGAATGGTGGTAGAATTGTCAGAGGATGTATTACAGGTCTACTGTGACTGGCATCGGTGGCTCTTTGGGGATCTGCCATTCCATTACTTTGCCCGAGTGTTTGATGTATTCCTGGTTGAAGGTTACAAGGTGCTCTACAGGGTTGCTTTGGCAATTCTCAAGTTCTATTATAAGGTGAAAGGTGGGCAGCCCCTGGCATCAGACAATGTGAAGCAGGATATCCGTATGTTTGTCAGAGACATCGAAAAGTCAGTATCACCTGAGAAGCTGCTAGACAAATCCTTTGCCATCCGTCTCTTCTCCCGGAAGGAGATCCAGCTCTTGCATTTGGCCAATGAGACAGCTCTGAAGCAGAAAGGCATCACAGTCCACAATAAGAG TGTTTCATCTTCTCAAAG GCAGTTCGTGCACTTGGCTGTTCATGCTGAGAATTTCCAGTCAGAGATTGTCACTGTGAAGGAGATGCGAGACATCTGGTCATGGCTCCCTGAACGGTTTGCTCTCTGCCAGCCTCTGCTGATTTTCTCCACTACACAGCATGGATATAGCCTGGCAAG GCTTTATTACCACTGTGAGGGACATGAGCCAACTCTCCTTCTCCTCaagacaacaacaaaagag GTTTGTGGTGCTTACCTGTCGACAGATTGGAGGGATCGAAATAAATTTGGAGGCAAGCTGAGCTTCTTTGGGACTGGGGAGTGCTTTGTGTTTAGG CTGAAGCCAAAAGTTCAGCGATATGTCTGGGTTGTGATCAAACACCCAGAGCTGGCCAAGAGTTCAGCCTCAGAACCCACAACATCAGGTCTCCAGCTCAGCCACACAGCCTCCACGGACCCCTCGAAACGGCTCTCGCCTTTTTTGGCTGCTCGGCACTTCAGTCTTCCTTCAAAAGCTGAATCTATGTTCATGGCTGGATCCAATGATTGTATCATCATAG GTGGTGGAGGTGGCCAGGCTCTGTACATTGATGGGGACCTGAACCGAGGCCACACAGGACATTGTGAAACCTTTAACAATGAGCCTCTGTGCTCTGAAAacttcctcatctcctccttAGAGGTGTGGGGCTTCTGGAACGCTGACATCCAAGAGTAG